TTGTACACATTGCAGAAGACGGAACCATTACAATTATTCCTAGTACAGTAAGTGGCAAGACCATATCATTTATCATCGACCACTTAAGCTATTATGGAATTATTGGGACCCCAGCTAAAGATCCTGTTCCAAAAGAGAAGGATTTGGTTGACATTCCCCGCACCGGAGAGGTCGACACCGGCAGATTCCTACTTTTGGGCTTACTATCCATCGCTTTGGGTGGTGCAGTACTGAAAAAGAAAGCATCTGAAAACCGCCGGAAGAGTTAAAAGTCAGACTTTGTCTGGAAAGATTGATCAATGATAAAACCGCTTAAAGGTATCGCGATTTTACGATCCTGCCGGCGGTTTTTCTATTCGAAATTTTATCCGCGGGGAATCGCGTTTTTTCATTTCATTCGGTTATTGATTATTATTAGACGAAAAGATATAATTAGAAAAACGCAATGCCTACAGGATACTGGCTCGAAAGGAAGGTGATTTGGTGATTAAAATTGCAATCTGTGACGACGAATTACATGAATGTGAGCGAGTGCATGACTTTCTTAATGCATACCTTCGGGAGAACCCTCGATATGAAACAACAATTGTGACCTTCTCGGCACCCTTAGAGCTCTTATCCCATGTGGCGGAGCGCGGAGGATTTGATCTCTATATCCTGGATGTCTATATGGCCGGAATGCTTGGTACCAAAGCTGCACGGGAGCTTCGAAAGCTTGATGACAAAGGGGAAATCATTTTTCTTACAAGCTCCAGGGATCATGCCCTTGATGCCTTTGAAGTGGATGCTTCCCAATATCTGATTAAGCCTTACACGGAAAGCGCTTTTTATTCAGCGTTGGACAAGGTTCTAAGACGATTGAAGGTAGAACGGCGTCACATCATTACACTGAAAACTTCTGGGGGGATTGTGCGACTTTATTCAAGAAATATTATATTTACTGAAACCGGACGAAATAATTATCAGGTTATCCATACGATTCAAGGGGAAAAAGTCGAGGTGAGGATGACCGCTTCTGAGCTTTTCGAAATGCTGGCTCAGACAAAAAATTTTGTGAGATGCGGTGTATCAATCAACTTGAATTTGAAGTATGTAAGGCAGGTCAAGAAGAAGGAAATTATCCTGGATTTCGGAGAACATTTGGCCTATCCCTATCGGTCCTATCCGATGCTTAAAGAGAAGTTTCTGCAATATCAAATGTCTTCCGGGGATGAATAGCTGCAATGTTCACTGAAATCATGGCAATTACCCCAAATGTAAGAGCAGGGATCTTTTTCGTGATAGAATAAAAACAAAAAAAGGAGGGAGATAAGAGTGTATTATATTCTGGTATTTCTGTCATTTTTGCAGTCTGTGATCGGGTTTACACTGTTGTCATCCTCCGTGATGAAGTTTCGGGAACCTGTCAAAACGAGAATAGCAGCAGGGTTCATTGTCATGTTCTTTGGGATCAGCCTTCTTTCTTATACACTGTATAGGTGGGGTCCTGACTCGATAAATCGTGTTGCAATCCTTGTGATTCTGGCGATCCAGCTTTCATGGTATCTGATTTCCTCGAAGGATCGTTTTTTCGTATCCCTCTTTAGCTTTCTGACCTTTGTCAACATCTATGTATCCATCAGCTATATCAGTGATAATTTGTCTATGGATTTTGACGGAAGTGCTTTTGTCAGTGCCCGGATCCTTATCCGCACGGTGATCTATCTGATCATTCTTCCTTTGCTGTTCAAATATATGCGTCCCCATTTTCGTATGCTTGTGGAGACCTTGGATAAAGAGTGGCGGGTGGCCGTGTTGGTTCCTTTCATGTTTTTAATTATGCAGATTACGGTGCTGTATTATCCGGAGCCTTATTGGTATTGGGAGAGCGGCGACTGGTCCAGATATATTTCTGTGACGATGTACATGCTGTTTGGAGCTGTATACTACCTCTTGTTTTTTCAGGCGAATGCAATTGTGGAAAAATATAAACTGGAAAAGCGGCAGCTGCTGATGGCTCAGCAAGAGAAATTGTGGGAATCGGAGCTGATTCGTCAAAAAGCCACATCGGAGTTGGCATTTCAACAAAAACATGATCTGCGTCATCATAATTCCGTTATTATGGGACTGCTTAAATGTGGTGATGTGGACAGCCTGAAGAACTATCTTACAAGTATCGATGCATTTTTGGAGTCCCATTTTTCCAATATGTTTTGTTTAAATCCTATTGTAAACAGTATTATCAACCTCTATGCCGGGAGAGCGGAGGAGGAAAACATAAAAACCGAATTTGATGTAAGCGTGCCTGATGGGATCGGAATTGATCACATCGATCTTACCTGTGTTCTTGGGAATACTTTGGAAAATGCCCTCGAGGGGTGCTTGCGTTTGCCGGAAGAAATTGAAAAGAAAATAAGCGTCACGATGAAATATGTGGACCATCGGTTACGGGT
This genomic window from Alkalibacter saccharofermentans DSM 14828 contains:
- a CDS encoding LytR/AlgR family response regulator transcription factor — its product is MIKIAICDDELHECERVHDFLNAYLRENPRYETTIVTFSAPLELLSHVAERGGFDLYILDVYMAGMLGTKAARELRKLDDKGEIIFLTSSRDHALDAFEVDASQYLIKPYTESAFYSALDKVLRRLKVERRHIITLKTSGGIVRLYSRNIIFTETGRNNYQVIHTIQGEKVEVRMTASELFEMLAQTKNFVRCGVSINLNLKYVRQVKKKEIILDFGEHLAYPYRSYPMLKEKFLQYQMSSGDE
- a CDS encoding sensor histidine kinase — translated: MYYILVFLSFLQSVIGFTLLSSSVMKFREPVKTRIAAGFIVMFFGISLLSYTLYRWGPDSINRVAILVILAIQLSWYLISSKDRFFVSLFSFLTFVNIYVSISYISDNLSMDFDGSAFVSARILIRTVIYLIILPLLFKYMRPHFRMLVETLDKEWRVAVLVPFMFLIMQITVLYYPEPYWYWESGDWSRYISVTMYMLFGAVYYLLFFQANAIVEKYKLEKRQLLMAQQEKLWESELIRQKATSELAFQQKHDLRHHNSVIMGLLKCGDVDSLKNYLTSIDAFLESHFSNMFCLNPIVNSIINLYAGRAEEENIKTEFDVSVPDGIGIDHIDLTCVLGNTLENALEGCLRLPEEIEKKISVTMKYVDHRLRVRVENTCRRDILFDDELPVTQKPGGGTGTKSILYTAERYDGTAGFSVIEGKFITQIVLNAR